The Melitaea cinxia chromosome 21, ilMelCinx1.1, whole genome shotgun sequence genome has a window encoding:
- the LOC123664129 gene encoding Bardet-Biedl syndrome 5 protein homolog, which yields MSKAKKGVVWEDREVLFDLPFDYLKLRSGEKVFDRIEPIEDTKGNSGMKGRLVVTNLRVIWHSLGSPRINLSIGLNCFISTNTKIVKSGLRGTTQALYVLAGYRTNKYEFVFTNLSPNCIRHYTSVVGVHKSYAASRMYRDLKLRGAFIHNKQLRVLPLEKICLNEQGIWNLSSESGSLGTLVVSNVRIVWYADINDGFNISMPYITIESITIRDSKFGEALVIIIRATAGGYVLGFRADPKERLHPLLTELQTLHQAYTEKPFFGVEMNWGTEVSKPTHDVIEEFEEIGEPRGEMGPSLYLASQQALNKDDTEIQPVYNPYLGLAIEPLKDGFTLKSLFEVQTAS from the exons atgtcGAAAGCTAAAAAAGGTGTTGTATGGGAAGACCGCGAGGTGCTGTTCGATCTGCCTTTCGA CTATCTGAAGCTCCGGTCTGGTGAGAAGGTATTCGACCGTATAGAGCCGATAGAAGACACGAAGGGCAACAGCGGCATGAAGGGAAGGTTGGTGGTCACCAACTTGAGAGTCATATGGCATTCACTGGGATCACCGCGgattaatttat CTATCGGCCTCAATTGTTTCATATCAACGAACACGAAGATTGTCAAGTCTGGTCTGAGAGGCACGACGCAGGCGTTGTACGTGCTGGCGGGCTACAGGACGAACAAATACGAATTCGTTTTCACTAACTTGTCACCAAACTGCATACGACACTACACGTCTGTTGTTGGCGTTCACAA ATCGTACGCAGCATCGAGAATGTACCGTGATTTAAAACTAAGAGGAGCGTTCATACATAACAAGCAGTTGAGAGTACTGCCACTTGAAAAG ATTTGTCTTAATGAGCAAGGTATATGGAATCTGTCAAGCGAATCAGGTAGCTTGGGGACGTTGGTCGTAAGCAACGTGCGTATTGTGTGGTACGCTGACATAAACGACGGCTTTAATATATCGATGCCATATATTACTATTGAGAGT aTTACGATAAGAGACTCCAAATTTGGGGAAGCGTTGGTAATTATCATCAGAGCTACGGCCGGTGGTTACGTGCTGGGTTTCCGAGCTGATCCTAAAGAGAGGTTGCATCCTCTACTGACTGAACTGCAAACCTTGCATCAGGCGTACACTGAAAAACCATTTTTTGGTGTTGAAATGAACTGGGGAACTGAG GTCTCAAAACCAACACATGATGTCATAGAAGAGTTCGAAGAAATCGGCGAACCTCGTGGCGAGATGGGACCAAGCTTGTACTTAGCTTCACAGCAAGCTCTCAATAAAGATGATACTGAGATACAGCCAGTTTACAACCCTTATTTGGGCTTGGCTATTGAGCCTTTGAAAGACGGTTTCACATTAAAAAGCTTGTTTGAAGTCCAAACCGCATCGTAG